In methanogenic archaeon ISO4-H5, the following are encoded in one genomic region:
- a CDS encoding phosphate uptake regulator PhoU2, with translation MKSKLESMFLELKDTSEMMVDLAYSSLLYDNVEIAEEVLSLYDRMEELSERIQDEIVQVSRSMPDEVARAVVTTRLMDSILEIADAARSIADVVVRGLAEHPVLALSIRDSDTTMCLAKVGSESILAGKTLGEHSLATNTGMFVLAVRREDDYIFGPGWDTRLEAGDILIARGPEDAVSYFKDIVDGTRTEF, from the coding sequence ATGAAGTCCAAACTCGAATCCATGTTCCTGGAGCTGAAGGACACCTCAGAGATGATGGTGGACCTTGCGTATTCCTCGCTGCTTTATGATAACGTCGAAATCGCCGAGGAGGTCCTGTCACTGTACGACCGCATGGAGGAACTCTCCGAGAGGATCCAGGACGAGATCGTTCAGGTCAGCCGTTCCATGCCCGACGAGGTCGCCAGGGCTGTGGTCACTACCCGTCTCATGGATAGCATCCTAGAGATCGCCGATGCGGCCCGTTCCATCGCAGATGTCGTGGTCAGAGGATTGGCAGAACACCCTGTGCTGGCACTGTCGATCCGCGACTCGGATACAACCATGTGTCTCGCCAAGGTCGGAAGCGAATCCATCCTTGCCGGCAAGACCCTCGGGGAGCACTCGCTCGCCACCAACACGGGAATGTTCGTCCTCGCCGTAAGGAGGGAGGATGACTACATCTTCGGTCCCGGATGGGACACCCGTCTCGAAGCGGGAGACATCCTCATCGCGAGGGGTCCCGAGGACGCTGTCAGTTACTTCAAGGACATCGTCGACGGAACCAGGACCGAATTCTGA
- a CDS encoding divalent cation transporter mgtE family, with the protein MSGRYGSAKGFIARNKSAIVMGLTALVIAGTADLFAGILLSTMEETLVSISGMMILIYSAIGMRGNIFGAMGSRIGTAMNIGTFEMSLRKGTVLRANVESTILLTLIMSIAMGVTTWAVAAAFFNANITVFDFIFISTVGGVISGIIVLMFNILIAYVGNKREWDVDNITAPLIAAIGDIVTMPMIFVATWLFKDKILELAHGEWIIIGVSFALIAVTVVFGVYILKRKVGRRDFSGEAKRVLVQSLPILMICLIFEIGAGIVIQDQQDALIAYAVLIIMLPAFLNQGNALSGMLTSRLSSMIHLGTLESDWIPRAGAGENFVLMYICAMVTFLYIGLISFAAMILTGGVDNIGLGRTLAIILLAGFLATTILNLLSYYVAIAATKFGLDPDDHSIPITSSVMDLLGSAVLVFVISFFI; encoded by the coding sequence TTGTCCGGTAGGTACGGCTCTGCTAAAGGTTTCATCGCGCGGAACAAATCCGCAATAGTGATGGGCCTGACGGCACTCGTCATCGCCGGAACCGCGGACCTCTTCGCCGGTATCCTCCTCTCCACCATGGAGGAGACCCTCGTCAGCATCTCCGGTATGATGATCCTCATCTACTCGGCCATCGGCATGAGGGGTAACATCTTCGGCGCCATGGGAAGCAGGATCGGTACCGCCATGAACATCGGTACCTTCGAGATGAGTCTCCGCAAGGGTACGGTCCTGAGGGCGAACGTGGAATCCACCATCCTCCTCACGCTGATCATGTCGATTGCCATGGGTGTGACCACCTGGGCCGTCGCTGCTGCATTCTTCAACGCCAACATCACCGTCTTCGATTTCATCTTCATATCCACCGTGGGCGGAGTGATCTCGGGAATCATCGTGCTGATGTTCAACATCCTCATCGCCTATGTGGGCAACAAGAGGGAGTGGGACGTGGACAACATCACCGCCCCTCTGATTGCCGCCATCGGAGACATCGTGACCATGCCGATGATCTTCGTCGCGACCTGGCTCTTCAAGGACAAAATCCTTGAGCTGGCACATGGGGAATGGATCATCATCGGAGTGTCCTTCGCCCTCATCGCGGTCACCGTTGTTTTCGGTGTTTACATACTCAAACGCAAGGTCGGAAGGAGGGACTTCTCCGGCGAGGCGAAGCGTGTATTGGTACAGTCCCTTCCCATCCTCATGATCTGCCTCATCTTCGAGATCGGAGCGGGAATCGTCATCCAGGACCAGCAGGACGCCCTCATCGCATACGCTGTGCTGATCATCATGCTGCCCGCCTTCCTGAACCAGGGCAACGCCCTCTCCGGAATGCTCACCTCCAGGCTGTCGTCCATGATCCACCTCGGTACCCTGGAGTCTGACTGGATCCCCCGTGCGGGAGCCGGCGAGAACTTCGTCCTCATGTACATCTGCGCCATGGTGACCTTCCTGTACATCGGCCTGATCTCGTTCGCGGCCATGATCCTCACCGGAGGGGTAGACAACATAGGTCTCGGCAGGACCCTAGCCATCATCCTGCTGGCGGGATTCCTGGCCACCACCATCCTGAACCTGCTCTCGTATTACGTGGCGATAGCCGCCACCAAGTTCGGTCTCGACCCCGACGACCACAGTATCCCGATCACCTCCTCCGTCATGGATCTGCTCGGCTCCGCCGTACTGGTGTTCGTCATCTCGTTTTTCATCTGA
- a CDS encoding transmembrane protein encodes MADSFKLQFLQSLSALIISAFGLVAALAWNETIKAVIAAIFGTADDLVGLFIYALLVTVIAVAATMIITRATNKAKAELEAKEKE; translated from the coding sequence ATGGCTGATTCTTTCAAGCTTCAGTTCCTTCAGTCCCTGTCCGCACTGATTATCTCTGCGTTCGGACTGGTCGCCGCTCTTGCATGGAACGAGACCATCAAGGCAGTCATCGCAGCAATCTTCGGAACTGCTGATGACCTCGTCGGGCTGTTCATCTACGCCCTCCTCGTTACCGTCATCGCGGTTGCCGCCACCATGATCATCACCAGGGCCACCAACAAGGCCAAGGCAGAGCTCGAGGCAAAGGAAAAAGAGTGA
- a CDS encoding transmembrane protein, with protein MITVNAKKTFTLLAALLMTVVAFGAVVVASESDAIGINQDGISASGFKQDREGTLTIPVTVVDGEATITILENTNVIKTQTQTVESTTTSISVSFKLSAGTHQLSIQLTNDGTTASAAYNLNVAKNVWSNLTTYVAIVIVAIIVVIIAVIYMRANPRNKPTTTFTELEQEKEAAKAAEPQAAPTKTEKKKYGGSEETGKIKYTSSRRK; from the coding sequence ATGATCACCGTCAACGCCAAGAAGACCTTCACTCTCCTGGCAGCCCTCCTGATGACCGTCGTGGCATTCGGTGCAGTCGTTGTTGCATCCGAGTCCGATGCAATCGGAATCAACCAGGACGGTATCAGCGCATCCGGTTTCAAACAGGACCGCGAAGGTACTCTGACCATCCCCGTAACCGTTGTCGACGGAGAAGCCACCATCACCATCCTCGAGAACACCAATGTCATCAAAACCCAGACCCAGACCGTCGAAAGTACCACGACTTCCATCTCCGTGAGCTTCAAGCTGTCCGCGGGAACCCACCAGCTCAGCATCCAGCTCACCAATGACGGTACAACCGCTTCGGCAGCGTACAACCTCAACGTCGCCAAGAACGTCTGGTCCAACCTCACCACGTACGTCGCAATCGTGATTGTTGCAATCATCGTCGTCATCATCGCTGTCATCTACATGCGTGCCAACCCCAGGAACAAGCCCACCACCACCTTCACCGAGCTTGAACAGGAGAAAGAGGCTGCCAAGGCCGCTGAGCCCCAGGCCGCCCCCACCAAGACCGAGAAGAAGAAGTATGGCGGTTCCGAAGAGACCGGCAAGATAAAGTACACAAGTTCCAGAAGGAAGTGA
- a CDS encoding 5-formaminoimidazole-4-carboxamide-1-(beta)-D- ribofuranosyl 5'-monophosphate synthetase-like, protein MISRDEVLANLGRYNKKEARIGVLGSHSALDTCDGAYEEGFKTLAVCQKGREKTFDRYFRSYNDSKGNHLCGFVDDTLLVDKFVDVMKPENQKFLMDTNTLWVPNRSFTSYVDIDSVENDWKVPMIGSRNMLRSEERGEARDYYWILEKANLPFPKKVEKPEDIDGLTIIKVHHAQKKLERGFFTAVSYEQYVEKSQELIKQGVLTPDFEKHARMEQYIIGPVFNLDFFYDPIKENGEKVELLGIDWRFESSLDGYVRLPGKQQVELENDGIIPEYTVCGHNSATLRESLLDKAFEMAEKYVAASKTHYDPGIVGPFCLQTCVDKDLHFYIYDVAPRIGGGTNVHMDVGHPYGNSLYRTNMSTGRRLARMVREGIEQERLEEIVS, encoded by the coding sequence ATGATCAGCAGAGATGAAGTTTTGGCTAATCTCGGCCGCTATAACAAGAAAGAGGCAAGGATCGGAGTACTCGGGTCCCACTCCGCACTCGACACCTGCGACGGAGCATACGAGGAGGGCTTCAAGACCCTCGCAGTGTGCCAGAAGGGCAGGGAGAAGACCTTCGACAGGTACTTCAGGTCCTACAACGACAGCAAAGGAAACCACCTCTGCGGATTCGTCGACGACACCCTTCTCGTCGACAAGTTCGTGGACGTCATGAAACCCGAGAACCAGAAGTTCCTGATGGACACCAACACCCTCTGGGTCCCCAACAGGTCCTTCACATCCTACGTCGACATCGACTCCGTCGAGAACGACTGGAAGGTCCCCATGATTGGAAGCAGGAACATGCTCAGGTCCGAAGAGAGGGGAGAGGCCCGTGATTACTACTGGATCCTCGAGAAAGCCAACCTTCCCTTCCCCAAGAAAGTGGAGAAGCCCGAGGACATCGACGGCCTCACCATCATCAAGGTCCACCACGCCCAGAAGAAACTCGAGAGGGGATTCTTCACCGCCGTCTCCTACGAGCAGTACGTGGAGAAGTCCCAGGAGCTCATCAAACAGGGCGTCCTGACCCCCGACTTCGAGAAGCACGCCAGGATGGAGCAGTACATCATCGGTCCTGTCTTCAACCTCGACTTCTTCTACGACCCCATCAAGGAGAACGGAGAAAAAGTGGAGCTCCTCGGTATCGACTGGAGGTTCGAGTCCTCCCTCGACGGATATGTCAGGCTCCCCGGAAAACAGCAGGTCGAGCTCGAGAACGACGGAATCATCCCCGAGTACACCGTCTGCGGACACAACTCCGCCACCCTCAGGGAGTCCCTCCTCGACAAGGCCTTCGAGATGGCCGAGAAATACGTCGCCGCCTCCAAGACCCACTACGACCCCGGAATCGTCGGACCCTTCTGTCTCCAGACCTGCGTCGACAAGGACCTGCACTTCTACATCTACGATGTGGCGCCCAGGATCGGAGGAGGAACCAACGTCCACATGGATGTCGGACACCCCTACGGAAACTCCCTCTACCGCACCAACATGAGCACCGGAAGGAGACTTGCAAGAATGGTCAGGGAAGGAATCGAGCAGGAGAGGCTGGAGGAAATCGTCTCATGA
- a CDS encoding phosphate uptake regulator PhoU1 — MSDPDDISNLQHVDMSVRELLTEMKDTSEVIVDLAYASLMYNSDNMAQKVRDLEDDMDDLKFAIRYKALLSSRTKEDARQLSGLLEVASAADRISNAASDIVSLLRFPPEKRPLITDILLESDERIRMIRIKPESTMVGNTIERLAIEANTGCKIIAIKNRHGWTYDPEYDMKIRANDDIVVRGTDDGADLLTQYAAGRKEWVFEETPTEEQAEQEAEENEREEEQLSEELRGDDEE, encoded by the coding sequence ATGAGCGACCCCGATGATATTTCTAACCTTCAGCACGTGGACATGTCTGTCCGCGAATTATTAACCGAGATGAAAGACACCTCCGAGGTCATCGTCGATCTCGCATACGCCTCGCTGATGTACAACAGCGACAACATGGCCCAGAAGGTCCGCGACCTGGAGGATGACATGGACGACCTGAAGTTCGCCATCCGTTACAAGGCACTCCTGTCCAGCAGGACCAAGGAGGACGCCAGGCAGCTCTCCGGTCTCTTGGAGGTGGCATCCGCCGCCGACAGGATCTCCAACGCGGCATCGGACATCGTGAGCCTGCTGAGGTTCCCGCCGGAGAAGAGGCCGCTCATCACCGATATCCTGCTGGAGTCCGATGAGAGGATCCGTATGATCCGCATCAAGCCGGAGTCCACCATGGTCGGGAATACCATCGAGAGGCTGGCCATCGAGGCCAACACCGGATGCAAGATCATCGCCATCAAGAACCGTCACGGATGGACCTACGACCCTGAGTACGATATGAAGATCAGGGCCAATGATGACATCGTGGTCCGCGGTACCGACGACGGTGCAGACCTCCTTACCCAGTATGCCGCAGGCAGGAAGGAGTGGGTCTTCGAGGAGACCCCCACCGAGGAGCAGGCGGAGCAGGAAGCGGAGGAGAACGAGCGCGAGGAGGAACAGCTCTCGGAGGAGCTCAGAGGAGATGATGAGGAATGA